In Frederiksenia canicola, the sequence GAACCGCTGCTTTGGTCGGCGTTGGCGGTTGTGACTTTGATTTGGCTCAATGAACAATTTACCGCCACAACCTTGTGGAAAAAAGCGTTGCGAGCTCTGCTGGTAACGGGGTTGATTTTCAGTGGCAAACCGTGGGCAGATTTAGTGTGCCAACCCACGGCAATCATCACCGAGCAAAGCCATTTCACTCGCATTACAACCCTCTCAGAGCTGCAACATACAATTGCGGAAAACCGTGGCAAAAAAGTGATGTTCGATCTCTACGCCGACTGGTGCGTTGCCTGCAAAGAGTTTGAAAAATACACTTTCACCGATGCTAAGGTGAAAGCCGAACTGGAAAAAATGGTGATGCTACAAGTGGATATGACTCGTAACTCCACCGAAAACGATGAAATAATGAAACATTTCCAAGTGCTGGGCTTACCAACCATTCTGTTTTTCGATGAAAACGGCAACGAATTGAGCGATAAACGAGTAACGGGTTTTATGCAGGCGGATAAATTTGAAATGTGGCTGAAAGGATTGTAATGAGTCATCGCAAAAGCGGGGCGTAGATATGCCCCATTAGATTTGCAAAATGTTGCTCGGAACTGACCGCTTGTGGGCGAGCTTCCTATTATTTGATCCACTTATCTTCATCGGTTTTTCGTTCAAATTCGGCGTCAAAAGTATTTTGATGGTATGAGTTAGAACGAAAATTTCTGCTAATACTGAAAAAGCGAAAACGATTTAGCACAAATTTCATCACCACACCTTGCAATAAAAAGCGAGTAGGCGGTAGTAGAAGTAAAATCGCTAAAATGTCGCTGAGAAAACCTGGGATCAGTAACAGTACGCCTGCAATAGCAAAAAACACCGAATTTATCACCGCTTGAGTCGGAATCTGTCCTTGGCTGATTTGCTTACGGATTTGCAGAATCGTCATTATGCCTCGTAATTTAATCAACCATAACCCTGCAGCGGAAATGGCAATCATCAATAAAATTAATGGCAGTACACCAATCGCTGATCCCACGCTCACCAGTAGTGAAATTTCAACATAAATATAGAGAAAAAGACCGAATAAAAAAATCAGTGCAGGCATTGTTGTTCCTTAAATTTGTCGCAAAATGAATGTGGTGAATGGGGCCCATTTGGGGCTTTTTCAACTTTTTTACATAAATTTCTGGCAATTTATTCAAAATATTCTAAAACTATGTTATCTATAACAACTTTCAATCAAACTATAACAAGAAGGACACAACATCAATGAATGGTGCGAATTTAGTTGTGGAGTGCCTTAAAGCACAAGGCGTAAACACAATTTTTGGTTACCCCGGTGGGGCGATAATGCCTGTTTATGATGCAATTTATGATTCAGGTTTGGATCATTTGCTTTGTCGTAATGAACAAGGGGCGGCCATTGCAGCAATTGGCTTTGCTCGTTCAACAGGTAAAGTTGGCGTATGTATTGCGACCTCTGGCCCAGGGGCAACAAATTTAATTACAGGTCTGGCTGATGCGTTGTTAGATTCGATTCCTATCGTAGCCATTACTGGGCAAGTAGCGAGTAATTTTATAGGTACCGATGCCTTCCAAGAAATTGATGTGTTGGGTTTATCTCTCGGCTGCACCAAGCACAGTTTTATTGTGCAACACATTGATGAGTTACCTGACGTGATAGCGAGAGCCTTCCAAATTGCCCAAAGTGGTCGCCCAGGGCCTGTTCTCATTGATATTCCTAAAGATGTGCAATTTGCTCCAACTTCTGCCAAGCCGATTGTCTATGAAAAAATCGCTGATCAAGCCCAGCAGCCAGCCAAACTTGCTGAAGCGAAAGCCTTGCTTGCTCAGGCGAAACGCCCTGTATTGTATGTGGGCGGCGGCGTGGGAATGGGCAATGCCGTACAAGCGGTCAGAACTTTCTTAGAAATGACCAATATACCATCAGTGTCCACCCTTAAAGGGCTCGGTACAATTCCCCCGAAGCACCCTCTCTATATGGGAATGCTCGGTATGCATGGCACTAAAGCAGCAAATTATGCGGTGCAAGAGTGTGATCTGTTGTTGGCTGTAGGCGCACGTTTTGATGATCGTGTAACAGGCAAATTAGACACCTTTGCACCAAGTGCGAAGGTGATCCATGCGGATATTGATATAGCCGAAATCAACAAGTTACGCAAAGCGGATGTTGCTTTGCAAGGCAATCTAAATGAAGCAATGAATGCTTTAGCACAATCGTTAGATATTGATCCTTGGCGAGAGGATATTTTACGAATGAAAGCTGATTTTGATTTCCAATATGAAGACAATGCCGGCGATAAAGAAATTGATCCTTGGGCATTGCTCAATACCCTTTCACAACGTAAACCACAAAATGCGGTGATTACCACCGATGTTGGGCAGCATCAAATGTGGTCGGCACAACATATGCAACATTATGCACCAGAGAACTATTTAACTTCCGCTGGGCTTGGCACGATGGGCTTTGGCTTACCTGCTGCAGTAGGGGTAGCGAAAGCGCGTCCACAAGATCCGGTAATTTTAATTACCGGCGATGGTTCATTGATGATGAATATTCAAGAGTTTGGTTCGATTAAGCGGGGCAATTTACCGATCAAAATGCTGCTGTTGGATAACCAGCGTTTAGGAATGGTGCGTCAATGGCAGTCGCTGTTCTTCCACGGTCGCCACAGCCAAACGATTTTAGATGACAACCCTGATTTCGTTACCCTTGCTTCTGCATTTGGCATTGCAGGCGAACGGATTGAAAAAGCAAACGAAGTGTCTGAGGCAATCGACCGCTTGCTCAACGCCGAAGGGGCGTATTTACTGCACGTCTGCATTCCAGATGAAGAAAACGTGTGGCCGCTCGTGCCACCAAATGCGTGCAACAGCGATATGATCGAAGAAGATATTGGGGTGTAAAATGCAAACGTACGATTTAACTATTCAAGCCAGCCAACGCCCTGAAACGTTAGAGCGTTTATTACGTGTGATTCGCCATCGAGGCTTCACTGTGGTGCAACTTAATGCAAAAAGCGATGGTAGAGTAATTTCGCTTCAAGTACAGGTGCAAAGCGAGCGAGAACTGCCGCTACTAATGCATCAGCTAGTCAAACTGCCCGATGTGATTGACGTGAAATAACTACAAGCGGTTAGTTCCCAACAATTTTTTGCAATTGCAAAATTTGACTGGGAACTGACCGCTTGTTTATAGGAGCTTTTATGAAAACCCTTGGTATTATTGGCGGAATGTCGCCTGAAAGTACGGTGACCTACTATTCACAAATCAACCGCTTGGTCAATCAAGCCAAAGGCGGAAATTACAGTGCAAAACTGTTGATGGTGAGTGTCGAATTTGAGCAAATTGTACAATGTCAGAAAGCTGGAAATTGGCAACAAGCCGGTGAGATCCTTGCTGATGCCGCTCGCACATTAGAAAAAATGGGGGCTGATGGAATTTTGTTGGCAACTAACACGATGCACAAAGTTGCGGATTATATTTCAGGGGCGGTTACGATTCCTTTCTTGCATATTATTGATGCTACTGCTCAACACATTCTAGATCAGAATATTTCAACGGTTGGATTGCTTGGGACTCGCTTTACGATGCAAGATGATTTTTATCGAAATGGGCTGAGTGAGCGTGGTATTTCTGCCATTGTGCCAAGTGAAGAACAGCAAGCAGAAATTCATCGCATTATTTTTGAAGAGCTTTGTGTTGGGAAATTATTACCAAAATCTAAGCAATATTATTTGCAAGTGATAGCGGATTTACAAAAGTTAGGTGCAGAAGGGATAATTTTAGGTTGCACGGAGATTGGTTTACTGATTGAGCAAACAGATTTTTCTCTTCCATTTTTTGATACAGCTGAAATTCATTCAAAAACAGCCTCAACATTTATTTTAGATGGGGAGTGAGTGGTACGCTAAAGTAGATTTTGTCAATTTTATAGATGTAATTAATTTGTTTGTGCTGTGATAGAATTGTATGTAAGTTGATGATTTTATAATCTATTAGTCCTTTAGTTCGATAAAGAACCTAGAAATTTTGTGGAAAAAGTGTAAAACTTGTCAATCCGTTTTTACTTTAAAATGAATTTTACTCTATGGAAAAATTTAATCGAACTTCGCTGGCAATAGCGGTTTGTCTATTGCCTTTCTCTTACTCAGTGCAAGCTGAAACTAATCCCCTCACTCAAGAGCTCCAACGTCTCAAACATCAAGAAGCTGCTGAAGATGCTCAAAAAGCATTAGAAAAAGCGGATCAATTTTTAACGCCCACCACAGAAAAGCAACCACAGGAGCAGATAGTCGTAGATGAGAATCTGCCTAAAATTGACAAAATCAGCATAGATATGCTTGATGTTAAAGCAAATGTGGATTTTCAGCCAATTATTCATCGCTATCAAGGTAGTAACATCAGTAGCCATCAAATTTTTGCGATTTCTCAAGCCATCACAGAAGCTTTATATCAAGCTGGCTATGTGACGAGTGCCGTCGGTTTAAAGTCGAAAGATCTTTCAGATGGTCACCTTCAATTTATCGTTTATTGGGGGGAGGTAGATCAATATTTGGTGAATAAAAAATTACCTGACACATTTAAAGATAAAGCAATGCTTTCTGTATTACCTTCTTTTAAACAGAATGTATTCAATGTACATCAACTTGATCAGTTTATTGAGATGATGAATACCTCAAACAAATCAGTTCAAGTGGATGTGAAAGCCAGTGAAAAAGAAGGTAAGTCTAATCTTAATTTTGTGACATCTCGCCGTGCTTGGCCAATATTGCAGCTTGGATACAATACATCAGGTGCTGAAAATAATGCCAATGGACGAAATCAGGCAACTCTTTCTGTAAGAATGAGTGATATTTTAGGGACGAATGATGAATGGAGTCTATCAACAGGGCATCGCTTTTATCGTCAACATAGTAAAAATAATCAACTCAACTATTCAATAAGTTATACCCAGCCATTTTCTTTTTATACGTTGGAAACAAAATTAGCAAAATCTAGTTATGAGCGTGAGGTAAAAGGGATTAATGATAGTTACTCTTCAAGTGGTCGTACAAATACGCTTAATGTAAAACTGTCAAGAATGCTTTTCCGCAATAAAGAAAGTATCCTTTCTTTATATAATGAATTGGAGTTTAAAAAACGAATAAACTATATTGTTCAACGTGAAGTACTTAATCGCCATGAAAATAAATGGAGTGTTGGTTTATCTTATACCACTAATTTGTTAAAAGGTAAGTTATATAGCGAATTAACCTATGCAAATGGATTGAATTGGTCGGGTGCTGATTCTTTAGCATATAGCGAAAAAGGCGATAAGACACTTAGAGTGGTAAGTGGAAACATGACTTGGAGTAGACCTATTGAGTTATTTAAACGCAATACGAATTATCAACTAAGAATTGGTGCTCAGTATAGTCCATATCATCTTTATTCAGATAACCAATTTTCTTTAGGCGATGAATATACGGTGAGAGGATTCAAAGGTGGTATTATTTCTGGTGAGAATGGAGCTTATTTATCTCAGACATTTAGCGTACCATTTTATCCACAAAAATATGCAATTTCGCAAATTACACCATTAATTGGCTTTGATATTGGGCAAGTTCGCCATAAATCAAATTTACCAAGAGAAACGATTTCCGGTTTTGCGACAGGGATTAAGGCAACGATTTCAAATAGATTGTCACTCGCATTAAGTTATGCAAAACCATTAAAAGATGTCAAACACAATAAGAATAAATCCGTTTATTATTTTAATGGATCTGTGTCATTTTAATTTTTAAATTTTAAGGAGAAATTAGTTATGAATAAAAATCGATATAAACTCGTTTTTAGTAAAGCAAAATCCTGTTTAGTTCCAGTTGCTGAATTTATTAATAGCGTAACTGAAAATAATAAGTCAGAAAAGAAAAATGGTAAAAAAGAACAAGAAAGTTACCGCTTGTCATTCTTATCACAATCAATTCAAGAAATTGTTCGCCATGTATTAGCACTACCGATTTTATTATCCTTGCCTGCAATGGCGACGGCTAACCCAATTGAAGTAGATCCAAACCATAAAGATAAAGTTTCTGTTGAGATTACCTCTAATAATGTGGCTATCATTGATATTGCAAAACCGGAACATGATGGTATCTCAGATAACCGTTTTAATAAATTTAATGTTGAAAATGGTGCAGTATTTAAAAATAACAAACAAGCAGATACTTCAACCTTAGTGGGCTATCAAGAAAAAAGTAAACATTTAAGAGATCAGTCTGCTAAAGCAATTTTGGCACAAGTAACGGGTCATGAGGAAACAAAATTAAAAGGTGGATTAGAGGTATTAGGCGATAAAGCAGATTTACTTATTGTGAATCCTAACGGTGTTAGCGTAAATGGTGTTCGCACATTTAATACTGATCGTCTTGTTATTTCTACAAGTAATGTGATTGATCCAAAAAAAGGATTGCATTTATCGGTTGATAAAGGACAAGTATCTATTGAGGAAAATGGCCTAGCGACAGATGGCTTAAGATATGTTGATATTGTAGCTAAAAAAATTAATCAAAAAGGAGCAATAAAACATAATACGAAAACAACATTAAATCCAGCAAATATTAACTTAGTTGCTGGCTCTAGTGATTATGATGTAGAAAAACGTACCGCTAAATCAAAGAATGTTCATAATGAAGAGGTGATATTAACAGGGGCAGAAACAGGCTCAATGTATGGAGATAAAGTCCAATTTATTGTGACAGATAAAGGTGCAGGTGTCCATCATAAAGGGATCATTTTATCTGAGGCTGATATTGTCATTGAATCTCAAGGTGGAAAAGTTTCTATTGAAACGATTCAAGCTAAAAATGTTATTGATATTAAAAAAGCAAAAAATGTTGAGGTAAACAATAAACTTGAAGGCCGATATATTTTAGTTGATGCAAAGCAAACCGACTTGAAAAAAAATGCTAGCTTAAAAGCAGGAGAGAATATCTTAATTGACTCCAGTGTTAATTTAGAAAATGCGAGCAAAGTTAGAGCCAAAAGAGTAAATATTTCTGGGGAAAATACTAAAGTATCAGAGAATGCAACGATTATTGGTCACACGATTACATTAGACTCTAAAATTGATAACAAAGGAACGATCTCTGCAAGAAATACAAGAATTACGAGTAAAAACTTAAAGAATACAGGTGATATTTTAGCTGAGGATGAACTTTACCTCTCTGTTCATGGGGTTAAGAAAATGAATGATTCTCAAAATGTCATTGAGAATAATTATACTAACTCAGGGACTATTCAGAGTAAAAATAATGCAGAGTTGATCTTCTTAGATAATACGAGCTTTAGTGCTAATTTACATGGTAATTTACCTCAGGCAAAAAATACGCTAAAAATTATATCGGATGACTTTACCGTTGAAAAAGATAAAGAGATTCAAGTAGCCAATAATTTAACTATTATCAGTAATAACCTTTTAAATAACGGTTTAATTACCGCATTTAATACTTTGGATATCTCTGCAGGGCGTAAAGCCACCAATAATGGACTAATCGGGGCAGGTAAAAGTGTTAAATTAAATGCTATAGATATTCATAATGGAGAAAAAGGTATTTTCCATTCTGAAGGTACAACTTATTTAGATGCGGCATTTGACTTTATTAATGATGGTAAGATTTTATCTCGTAAAAAATTAACACTTAGTGCAAGTCATCTAGTAAACAATGCTACTGTCACTGGAGATGTAATAGGGAAAAGATATTTTGTTGGTAGTTCAAGTACTAATCCCCGTAATTTACTACGCTATGATGTTTATAAAATTGGTGGATGGATTGAGGAGCTTGAAGGATTAAATATAAAAATTAAGTCCATGGGGCATATTCTTTCAGAGGATGGTTTTGAATTTATCCAAAGAGATAATAAAAATCCAAATGAAAGTGGAATTGATAATTACGGCATTATTAATATAAAAGGTGAGTTTTTTAATAATGGAACTACCCGTATTCGTAATAATGCTAAGGGAATATCTAAGGATTTAGGCTATCATTATTTTCAAAAAGATAATAATGCGAGTTTCTTACTAAGATTTCAACCATTTGGACGATTTGGGTTCATCTCAAATCCACTATCAGGAGAGTCAGTATACCCATTTTCCTCTCTTAAAGGATTATTAGATCACCTTCTCTATAATGAAGAGGCGATTAAATCAAGCTCACTTTATAGTGGATATTCTAGTGAGTATTTAAAAATTCTGAAAAATATTCAATCTCCTCAGCTGCAAAAAGTATTAACGCAAGTCTTTGGTCAAGATTGGGAAAGTAGAGATCTTCAAGATTTAAGACGGAAATGGGCAAGTGCAAAAAGAAATCCTCTGTTAGTAGAATTTTATCCAGATACTCAAGCAAAAATTTTAGCAGACTCTATTACTGGAAGTATTCAAAATATCCAGAATGGAAATAATGGCATTACAAATAAATTTGATAGCACATTAAGTGCAGGAAATACTAAGATAGTATTACCAAAAGTGACATTTAAGAATATCTCATCTCAAAGTCAAGATAGTAGTTCAGATATTGATCTTTCTGTACTTGCTGACTTACTTGGAGAAACGAATTTATTTATCGATCGTTCATTACAACTACAGAAACCAAAACCACCAGTATTTAATCCAAATGATGAGGATAAAAAATTATTAGAGGAAACGGAGCAAGAGAAATTAGAACGAATTCGTAAAGCAAAAGAAGAGGCTGAAAGGCTGCTAGAAGAAGAGCGTCAAAGAAAAGCACAAAAAGCGAAAGAAGAAAAAGAGCGTCAAGAAAGAATTGCTAAAGAACGTCGAGAAAAAGCGGAAAAAGAGCTACAAGAGAGACAGCGTAAAGAACGTGAAGCTTTAGAGGACGAACAATCACGTTTAAAAGCAGAAAAAAAACGTTTAGAGGAGCTTGAGAGAAAAAGCAGAGAACTTGCAGAAAGACAGCGTCAAGAAAAACTAGCGTTGGAGGAGAAGCTTAGAAAAGAGCAAGAAGAGGCGGAAAGAAAATTACAAGAAGAACAGTTGGCTAGAGAAAAAGCAGAAGAACAAAAGCGTCAAGAAGAAGAACTTCGTTTAAAAGAATATCGTGCTAAATTAGAGCAAGAACGTCGTAAAGCAGAAGAGTTAGCAAACCAAAGAGCATTATTGGAAAATGCAAATCGACCTCGTGTTGAAGTCGATCCGCTTTATCATACTCGTGTGAAATATATTAAACAGGAAGAGTATGTTGGAGCTGACTATTTCTTTAATAAAGTAGCATCTGAAGTAAAAGGACAAAATAAAGTTACTGTTATTGGCGATAATTATTTTCAGCATCAGCTAATTACTCGAACAATTGAAAAGAAAGTGGATAATCATCTGTCTCTTAAATATGACTTAAATAATCGAGATTTAGTTAAACGCTTAATGGACAATGCTGTAAATAAATCACAGGAACTTAATTTAACGGTTGGCCAAGCTTTAACTAAAGAGCAACAGGCATCTTTAAAAGAAGATATTATTTGGTACGTTAAATCAGAAGTAAATGGCAAAGAGGTTTTTATACCTCAAGTTTATTTAGCTCCTGAAACATTGGCGGATGCCAAAAAATATCAGGGGTTAGGGCAGGCCGTAATTAAGGCAAGAGACATTGAATTAAAGTCAAAGGAATTTAATAATGCGGGCTCAGTCATTGCAAATAAAATTGATATTGAGGCTGAAGGAAAAATCATTAATTCAGGAGATATCCTAAGTCGTGAGAAGACTAAATTAAAAGGCTTAGAAGGCGTTGAATTAATTTCTCAAACGGTAACAAATGATCAAGGTAACACAGTAACAGAAAAAGCAAATGTTATTTCGGAAGGGCATGTTCATTTAGAAGCTGGTTTAGACAAAAATGTAGATTTAAAAGCAGCAAATGTTAAAGGTAAAACTGGCTTTATTAAATCCAAAGACCTGAATGTACAGGATACTTATGAGGTGAAAACAACACATAAGTCAAAAGAGATTAAATCACGTTTTAGTGGTTTAAATGTTGGGGTTGAAACTTTAGATAAGGTTGACGTGAATTCAGTCGGATCAGATGTTAAATTTGAGCATTTGCATCTGGCTCTTAAAGGTGATTTAAATCAGCAAGGGAGTAAAATTGATACGGATAAAACAACGGGAATTGTTCAAGGAAATATCAATACTAAGGCTGGAAAGAATTATTCACATTCAGAGCGGACAGAGAGTATCCTTTCGTTAGAATTAGCAGGAGGAGCTAGTGCACTAGGTCATTCTACACAGATAAGTGCGAATGAATATTCTGATCCATCTATTAAATCAGGACCAAGTGATAATGCAGGTGTAAATGCTGATCTAGGTTTAGCACTGAGTAATAAAATTGAAGCAGAAGCCTTGTTAAAGCACAAAAATAGTGAGTTTAATGCAAAATCTGGGAAATTACATGTCTTAGGTAATGCAGATATTGGTGGCGTCGATATTAATAAAAGTGGTAATGAATTATCTCAAGATAAACAAAGTGATAAAGCTAAACCCTCTAAAGAGGTGGCTGCAGAAGTTGCAAATACCTCTTTAGAAGAAGCTCGCAAACAAAAGCAGAAAGATCTTCAAGCACTTTCAAAAGAACAAATTGCTGATTTAATGGCTGAAAAAGGTGAAGATTTCTACGCTAAAGAGCGTAGTAAGAAGGATGAAGGCTTTACATTATCTGCGGGTTCAATTTCTTCTACCAAAGAAAAGGATAGCTATTTTAAAGCAGAAGCTGGCTTTAAAGTGAAAGTTGGTGTTGAAGCAGAGGGACATTCTGCAGCCGCTGATTTTGCAACTGGAATTGCTAAACATGTAAATGACAAGAAGCAAGGTCTAAAACAAGATGGTACTGTTGCATTACAACATGCAAGTGAGGCACTTGGTTTAGTCACGGGCGATTTGGTTGGCGGCTCAGTGAAAAGAAAAATTGAGTTTGATGCTTCAGCCTCAGTTCTCAGAGACAAGCAAGATGTCCGTACCCATATTGGAGGCAAAACCTCCTTAATTGCTCGTGATGGTGACATTACTTTAAATAATGTACAGAGTGATGAGAATAGTGAGTTGTCATTAACAGCGAAAGAGAATATTAATATTAATGCAGGCGAGAGAGAGCAGAAAGAAAATGCAACCGCCGTATCTGAGAAAATATTTGATGGTGCCACCTCATCTTGTGGTGTAATGTCTAAAGGCTGTACAGTTGGCGTCACGGGCGGTGTAGAGGCTAGCGTCCATATTTCTAACTCAGATAAGAAAGAAGTACAAAATAGCGAACTACTCAGCAAGAAAGTTACTATTAATGCGGGAAAAGATCTCAACCTGAATGGTGCTAATATACGCACTAAGCAACTGAATATTGATGTTGAAGGAACAACGAATATTATTTCTAAACAAGATCATATTGAGCGTTCAGAGCATTCCATTAATGCAGGAGCTACTGGCGGTGCTTCTATTAATACGGCCTTAGAGATTACACCTACGGGAACGATTAGTGCGGGTTATGGCTATGAGTATGAGAAAGGAAACAAAATCAATAAGCAATCGGGCATTATTGCAGATCGTATTGTGGGTGAGTTAAATGATGTCAACCTTTCTGCTGGACATATTGTTGATCATAACAAAGGTAAAGATGTCGTTATTAAAGGTAATGTAACTCATCAAAATGTAGAGGAATCTTACCATAAGGATGGCGGTCACGGTGGCGGCACAGTGGGGATTAATGAGCGTGGTACCGCACAACTTTCTTTAAGAGGAGGACGTGCAGAGCAACATCATTATGATGCGACCCAGAAATCAACATTAGACGGCATAAAATCAGAAGATACCTCAATTAATACTGACA encodes:
- a CDS encoding YopT-type cysteine protease domain-containing protein; amino-acid sequence: MNKNRYKLVFSKAKSCLVPVAEFINSVTENNKSEKKNGKKEQESYRLSFLSQSIQEIVRHVLALPILLSLPAMATANPIEVDPNHKDKVSVEITSNNVAIIDIAKPEHDGISDNRFNKFNVENGAVFKNNKQADTSTLVGYQEKSKHLRDQSAKAILAQVTGHEETKLKGGLEVLGDKADLLIVNPNGVSVNGVRTFNTDRLVISTSNVIDPKKGLHLSVDKGQVSIEENGLATDGLRYVDIVAKKINQKGAIKHNTKTTLNPANINLVAGSSDYDVEKRTAKSKNVHNEEVILTGAETGSMYGDKVQFIVTDKGAGVHHKGIILSEADIVIESQGGKVSIETIQAKNVIDIKKAKNVEVNNKLEGRYILVDAKQTDLKKNASLKAGENILIDSSVNLENASKVRAKRVNISGENTKVSENATIIGHTITLDSKIDNKGTISARNTRITSKNLKNTGDILAEDELYLSVHGVKKMNDSQNVIENNYTNSGTIQSKNNAELIFLDNTSFSANLHGNLPQAKNTLKIISDDFTVEKDKEIQVANNLTIISNNLLNNGLITAFNTLDISAGRKATNNGLIGAGKSVKLNAIDIHNGEKGIFHSEGTTYLDAAFDFINDGKILSRKKLTLSASHLVNNATVTGDVIGKRYFVGSSSTNPRNLLRYDVYKIGGWIEELEGLNIKIKSMGHILSEDGFEFIQRDNKNPNESGIDNYGIINIKGEFFNNGTTRIRNNAKGISKDLGYHYFQKDNNASFLLRFQPFGRFGFISNPLSGESVYPFSSLKGLLDHLLYNEEAIKSSSLYSGYSSEYLKILKNIQSPQLQKVLTQVFGQDWESRDLQDLRRKWASAKRNPLLVEFYPDTQAKILADSITGSIQNIQNGNNGITNKFDSTLSAGNTKIVLPKVTFKNISSQSQDSSSDIDLSVLADLLGETNLFIDRSLQLQKPKPPVFNPNDEDKKLLEETEQEKLERIRKAKEEAERLLEEERQRKAQKAKEEKERQERIAKERREKAEKELQERQRKEREALEDEQSRLKAEKKRLEELERKSRELAERQRQEKLALEEKLRKEQEEAERKLQEEQLAREKAEEQKRQEEELRLKEYRAKLEQERRKAEELANQRALLENANRPRVEVDPLYHTRVKYIKQEEYVGADYFFNKVASEVKGQNKVTVIGDNYFQHQLITRTIEKKVDNHLSLKYDLNNRDLVKRLMDNAVNKSQELNLTVGQALTKEQQASLKEDIIWYVKSEVNGKEVFIPQVYLAPETLADAKKYQGLGQAVIKARDIELKSKEFNNAGSVIANKIDIEAEGKIINSGDILSREKTKLKGLEGVELISQTVTNDQGNTVTEKANVISEGHVHLEAGLDKNVDLKAANVKGKTGFIKSKDLNVQDTYEVKTTHKSKEIKSRFSGLNVGVETLDKVDVNSVGSDVKFEHLHLALKGDLNQQGSKIDTDKTTGIVQGNINTKAGKNYSHSERTESILSLELAGGASALGHSTQISANEYSDPSIKSGPSDNAGVNADLGLALSNKIEAEALLKHKNSEFNAKSGKLHVLGNADIGGVDINKSGNELSQDKQSDKAKPSKEVAAEVANTSLEEARKQKQKDLQALSKEQIADLMAEKGEDFYAKERSKKDEGFTLSAGSISSTKEKDSYFKAEAGFKVKVGVEAEGHSAAADFATGIAKHVNDKKQGLKQDGTVALQHASEALGLVTGDLVGGSVKRKIEFDASASVLRDKQDVRTHIGGKTSLIARDGDITLNNVQSDENSELSLTAKENININAGEREQKENATAVSEKIFDGATSSCGVMSKGCTVGVTGGVEASVHISNSDKKEVQNSELLSKKVTINAGKDLNLNGANIRTKQLNIDVEGTTNIISKQDHIERSEHSINAGATGGASINTALEITPTGTISAGYGYEYEKGNKINKQSGIIADRIVGELNDVNLSAGHIVDHNKGKDVVIKGNVTHQNVEESYHKDGGHGGGTVGINERGTAQLSLRGGRAEQHHYDATQKSTLDGIKSEDTSINTDINKAKEVHRDDRIAKSKFEFEILDAVELGQKARDKVKSHSSKLNDNSQNSTRNRPLVQEDSASSNKVAETNPNNQAKRVLPELPTENSTKQKVESDYEEISAFTPKAKSAEVESDYADISTFAPKAKANEVESDYAEIPNLTPKNTDIATPQPKSKAELEDLYAKVDKSPEARAKAEQRSAEAEAKQPKKAVVEADDTPPALPPRPQAEENPYATIDKSPEARAKAEQRSAEAEAKQPKKAVVEADDTPPALPPRPQAEENPYATIDKSPEARAKAEQRSAEAEAKQPKKAVVEADDTPPVLPPRPQAEENPYATIDKSPEARAKAEQRSVEAEAKQPKKAVVEADDTPPALPPRPQADVSKAVVEKADVAKPSEETAAPVVTEKKAESESFLSKVKKFFKGSDSDKAKKSPKTETKAESKASDAEPNYDNLPDSANLKGLLSLEKQRNADFGEQVLKNPQFLAEAKEAAKKYIPESTIKQMGDSPEFNDILTEGARKVEQRINDAVTFKPTAEEFNAIQNLVKELPKGTVITDTKVATDSVTEALASTSKTIQKNPELKEQIRGAIEEFLVKSKDQDLTVEMIEKLNHGLRPDEGADRVLYKKETLTKENAVFSSPESSKIQLKATVDFINQARKNGVEPSVLAGLVYQRLIAYHPFAEGNGRMARVIVNKLLLDAGYPPFTKFNESFETQIIPQTNTTAKSASSSEVVKEFLKELSQKNLPAGSEALPKLQKTEENAPLVAPKVESQTEATTKKATPIDDKVQASTLVEKPRSALQQVKDKFQPLRVGKKIKEVRNSVEQYGGEVSFKYAQSKGEVFNEIIKHSETEHGTCEATCAFWIAKKVNDDQSLFKEIYPNGKEGKLDKQAFEKIKKLQTEFINSGSSATQQFKFTESWLNEQGAKVKQKQVGEYSRKDEVSGTVTNTEVKSLINAILDTGDSHSGVKKISINLEGGSHTVAASVKGEQVIFFDPNFGEITFKKREHFENWFKEAFWSKSGYAGTNSGKRFFNVINYDAK